The proteins below are encoded in one region of Deinococcus aquaedulcis:
- a CDS encoding HNH endonuclease, protein MGAEFRTCRVCQQLLSVAAFPKNRPDGSRHYRCLNCQAAAYRQRYAQDDRRRVFQIAYTMNGSVLRRFPHFSPLAPEMLVALLCETPACAYCGLPNDRCGLGFQIDHIHPLSRGGRHEMDNLALACAQCNRAKWDLTRDEFERWLARAAQRLAASQFNVL, encoded by the coding sequence ATGGGCGCCGAGTTTCGCACCTGCCGTGTTTGTCAGCAACTCCTTTCGGTGGCGGCATTTCCCAAAAATCGCCCTGACGGGAGTCGGCACTATCGTTGCCTCAATTGTCAGGCAGCAGCCTACCGTCAGCGCTATGCCCAGGATGATCGGCGTCGCGTTTTTCAGATTGCCTACACTATGAATGGCAGTGTGCTCAGACGTTTTCCCCACTTCAGTCCTCTTGCACCGGAGATGTTGGTGGCATTGCTCTGCGAAACGCCAGCTTGTGCCTATTGCGGCCTGCCGAATGATCGATGTGGTCTGGGCTTCCAGATTGATCACATTCATCCTCTAAGTCGGGGCGGGCGTCACGAGATGGACAACCTCGCGCTCGCCTGCGCGCAATGCAACCGGGCCAAATGGGACCTCACCCGAGACGAGTTTGAGCGCTGGCTGGCGCGAGCTGCCCAGCGTCTCGCTGCCTCTCAATTCAATGTTCTATAA
- a CDS encoding diacylglycerol/lipid kinase family protein — translation MTAPVPPLAPQGPLRGQRVLVVFNPKSGSGDSQLPLFLSLLRAEGAEVTERELKPDTPMHEYVGDLKDFDVVVAAGGDGTVSSLAYAARHTDIPLLAFPAGTANLIALNLELPHDAAALVEIMAQGHTLRLDMGEVNVKGETSGFCMLAGAGADASMIRDSEDLKARYGELAYVISAMKQLNPKKTTFHLEIDGEKRDFEGIGVMVANFGMANYRLPITSAISPADGRFTVILMKAGNILRLLPNIIDSVRVKLNLGDPIFSGNLETLEARTVKVDADDPFPLQYDGELHVETTPFEARILPGAVRFLTPAQRTDLET, via the coding sequence ATGACCGCCCCTGTGCCCCCCCTTGCCCCCCAGGGCCCCCTGCGCGGCCAGCGCGTGCTCGTGGTGTTCAACCCCAAGAGCGGCAGCGGCGACAGCCAGTTGCCCCTCTTTCTGTCCCTGTTGCGTGCCGAGGGCGCCGAGGTGACCGAGCGCGAGCTGAAGCCAGACACCCCCATGCACGAGTATGTGGGCGACCTCAAAGATTTTGACGTGGTCGTGGCCGCCGGCGGCGACGGCACCGTGAGCAGCCTCGCCTACGCTGCCCGGCACACCGACATTCCCCTGCTGGCCTTTCCGGCCGGCACCGCCAACCTGATCGCCCTGAACCTGGAGCTGCCCCATGACGCCGCCGCCCTGGTGGAGATCATGGCCCAGGGCCACACCCTGCGCCTGGACATGGGCGAGGTGAACGTCAAGGGTGAGACCAGCGGCTTTTGCATGCTGGCCGGTGCCGGCGCCGATGCCAGCATGATCCGCGACAGCGAGGACCTGAAAGCCCGCTACGGCGAACTGGCCTATGTGATCAGCGCCATGAAGCAGCTGAACCCCAAGAAGACCACCTTTCACCTGGAAATTGACGGGGAAAAACGCGATTTTGAAGGCATTGGCGTGATGGTGGCGAACTTCGGCATGGCGAACTACCGCCTGCCCATCACCAGTGCCATCAGCCCCGCCGACGGCCGCTTTACCGTCATTCTGATGAAGGCCGGGAATATCCTGCGCCTGCTGCCCAACATCATTGACTCGGTGCGCGTAAAGCTGAACTTAGGCGACCCCATCTTCAGCGGCAACCTCGAAACCCTGGAAGCCCGCACGGTGAAGGTGGACGCCGATGATCCTTTCCCGCTGCAGTACGACGGCGAACTGCACGTGGAAACCACCCCCTTTGAGGCCCGCATTCTCCCCGGCGCCGTGCGTTTTCTGACCCCCGCCCAGCGCACTGACTTGGAGACCTGA
- a CDS encoding dipeptidase: MRIDAHLDLAMNALDGRDLTLSLEALRARDPVNGQTAAVTLPELRASGVQVCLGTLFALPRTPGSPHGYVDHAGARAQALAQLDVYRRWEDAGLVRVLTSRAGVAAHLQDEHAPLGVVLLMEGADPVRGADDLPFWAERGVRLIGPAWGRTRYAGGTDAPGPLTEAGRELVTAMRELGLTLDASHLDDAAFWDAAELGVGMIASHANARALVPGNRHLSDEMARAVAQAGGVIGLVYLNRFIRPLPEGSLEQVPLAELAAHARHYAALVGWDHVGLGSDLDGGFGAEKAPAGVTRHREVWRLLDELPEAARAGVAGGNWARWLSTRL; the protein is encoded by the coding sequence GTGCGGATTGACGCCCACCTCGATCTCGCCATGAACGCCCTGGATGGGCGCGACCTCACCCTGAGCCTGGAAGCGCTGCGGGCCCGCGACCCGGTGAACGGCCAGACGGCCGCCGTCACGCTGCCGGAACTGCGGGCCTCGGGGGTGCAGGTGTGTCTGGGGACGCTGTTCGCTCTGCCGCGCACCCCGGGCAGTCCGCACGGGTACGTGGACCACGCGGGCGCCCGCGCGCAGGCCCTGGCCCAGCTGGACGTGTATCGCCGCTGGGAGGACGCCGGACTGGTGCGGGTGCTGACGAGCCGCGCCGGGGTGGCGGCCCACTTGCAAGACGAGCACGCGCCGCTGGGGGTGGTGCTGCTGATGGAAGGGGCCGATCCGGTGCGTGGCGCCGACGATCTTCCCTTCTGGGCAGAAAGGGGCGTGCGCCTCATTGGGCCGGCCTGGGGACGCACGCGCTACGCCGGGGGCACCGACGCACCGGGGCCCCTGACGGAGGCGGGGCGCGAACTGGTGACTGCCATGCGTGAGCTGGGCCTGACCCTGGACGCCTCGCACCTGGACGACGCGGCGTTCTGGGACGCGGCGGAGCTGGGGGTCGGCATGATCGCCTCGCACGCCAATGCCCGCGCGCTGGTGCCGGGCAACCGCCACCTGAGTGACGAGATGGCGCGCGCCGTGGCGCAGGCGGGGGGGGTGATTGGGCTGGTCTACCTGAACCGCTTTATTCGCCCGCTGCCCGAAGGGAGCCTGGAGCAGGTGCCGCTGGCCGAGCTGGCGGCGCACGCGCGGCACTACGCCGCTTTGGTCGGCTGGGACCATGTGGGACTGGGCAGCGATCTGGACGGGGGCTTCGGGGCCGAGAAGGCGCCGGCTGGCGTCACGCGCCACCGCGAGGTCTGGCGGCTGCTGGACGAATTGCCCGAGGCCGCGCGGGCGGGGGTGGCCGGCGGGAACTGGGCGCGCTGGCTGAGCACCCGGCTGTGA
- a CDS encoding metallophosphoesterase, translated as MAASRVLRAAGLGSLALGAASVSNSYRFVVNRQRVALPGLTRPVRVAQLSDLHYGLFVGHRSVRRWVAAVMETQPDVIVITGDFLDSGVGTRRHRKLLDELSRLQAPLGVYGVWGNHDWTSLNTNAARTTFAERLRLAGVRLINNAGVQLRDDLYVAGVDDWWFGTQDLDAALRGRAGGAVVLLAHNPDYLTQVPAWVGLTLSGHTHGGQVRLPLFGALKKHSTLLNVLRGWVRGTRIVQSPAEGQPTQAPAGEALGFVSQGLGVTGVPLRWACPAEVVVFELEPAPA; from the coding sequence ATGGCTGCTTCCCGTGTGCTGCGCGCTGCTGGTCTGGGGTCCCTGGCCCTGGGCGCCGCGTCCGTGTCCAATTCCTACCGCTTCGTGGTCAACCGGCAACGGGTCGCGCTGCCCGGCCTCACGCGCCCAGTGCGCGTGGCGCAGCTCAGCGACCTGCATTACGGCCTGTTCGTGGGGCACCGCTCGGTGCGGCGCTGGGTTGCGGCGGTCATGGAGACGCAGCCAGACGTGATCGTGATTACCGGCGATTTTCTGGACAGTGGGGTGGGCACCCGGCGTCACCGCAAACTGCTGGATGAACTTTCGCGCCTGCAGGCGCCGCTGGGGGTCTACGGGGTGTGGGGCAACCACGACTGGACCAGCCTGAACACCAACGCCGCGCGCACCACCTTTGCCGAGCGGCTGCGGCTGGCGGGGGTCAGGCTGATCAACAACGCGGGCGTGCAGCTGCGCGACGACCTGTACGTGGCAGGCGTGGACGACTGGTGGTTTGGCACCCAGGACCTGGACGCGGCGCTGCGCGGCAGGGCGGGCGGCGCGGTGGTGCTGCTGGCGCACAACCCCGATTACCTCACCCAGGTGCCGGCCTGGGTGGGCCTGACCCTCAGCGGGCATACGCATGGCGGGCAGGTGCGGCTGCCGCTGTTCGGGGCGCTGAAGAAGCACTCCACACTGCTGAACGTGCTGCGCGGCTGGGTGCGGGGCACCCGCATTGTGCAGTCGCCCGCCGAGGGCCAGCCCACCCAGGCCCCGGCGGGTGAGGCACTGGGCTTTGTGTCGCAGGGGCTGGGGGTGACCGGCGTGCCGCTGCGCTGGGCCTGCCCGGCCGAGGTGGTGGTGTTTGAGCTGGAGCCGGCGCCGGCCTGA
- a CDS encoding metallophosphoesterase family protein, producing MRVAFISDIHGNIHALTAVKRFLSENIVNQVIVVGDLVGYGASPGPVIDFVRREGWVTGLGSSDMRVAIDLGDRADRKGVADQVLTWTKKILTPEQLDFLRRLPPGGRITTPIGRVRFFHGSPYAPDQRLDLMAPERELEELADSLGARVIVVGGSHVPFVRVLGDTTFVDPGSVGLTLNHEPGADVAIVDCVGRKPKVSLHKVTYDFASSAFDIMAWNLPPVIADVIRTGRMG from the coding sequence TTGCGAGTGGCCTTTATCAGTGACATACACGGCAACATTCACGCCCTGACGGCGGTGAAACGCTTCCTGAGCGAGAACATCGTCAATCAGGTGATCGTGGTGGGCGACCTCGTGGGCTACGGCGCCAGCCCCGGGCCGGTGATTGACTTCGTGCGGCGTGAGGGCTGGGTGACCGGCCTGGGGTCCAGCGACATGCGCGTGGCCATTGACCTGGGCGACCGCGCCGACCGGAAGGGCGTGGCCGATCAGGTGCTGACCTGGACGAAGAAGATCCTGACCCCCGAGCAGCTGGACTTTCTGCGCCGATTGCCGCCGGGCGGGCGCATTACCACGCCGATTGGCCGCGTGCGCTTCTTTCACGGCAGCCCCTACGCCCCGGACCAGCGCCTGGACCTGATGGCCCCCGAGCGCGAACTCGAAGAACTGGCCGATTCGCTGGGCGCCCGCGTGATCGTGGTGGGCGGCTCGCACGTGCCCTTTGTGCGTGTGCTGGGTGACACGACCTTCGTGGACCCCGGCAGCGTGGGCTTGACCCTGAACCACGAACCCGGCGCCGACGTGGCGATTGTGGACTGCGTGGGCCGCAAGCCCAAGGTGTCCCTGCACAAGGTGACCTATGACTTTGCGTCCAGCGCCTTTGACATCATGGCCTGGAACCTGCCGCCGGTGATTGCCGATGTGATTCGCACCGGGCGAATGGGGTAA
- a CDS encoding HAD family hydrolase, with the protein MSEPSLRAVLFDRDDTIAYTDPGVYREAAAWMARTYSVPIDAALQALREQWAARALTWWDLRSQAQEDAFWADYGTELTGRLGLSPEAAPQLMAAYPYEVYMKPVPHAREVLLELRARGLKVGVLSNTLPSIDRTLKAVGLDDLVDVAVATCVVGVHKPDAGAYLHAAEALGVEPAEVLFVDDKAENVEAARALGMQAVQIDLRGEVAGALHDLRAVLDRVPGPAHAP; encoded by the coding sequence ATGAGTGAACCCAGCCTGCGCGCGGTGCTGTTTGACCGGGACGACACGATTGCCTACACCGACCCAGGCGTATACCGCGAGGCCGCTGCCTGGATGGCGCGCACGTACAGCGTTCCTATAGACGCCGCGCTGCAGGCCCTACGCGAGCAGTGGGCGGCGCGGGCGCTGACGTGGTGGGATCTGCGCTCCCAGGCCCAGGAAGACGCCTTCTGGGCCGACTACGGCACCGAGTTGACCGGCCGCCTGGGTCTGTCCCCCGAAGCAGCGCCGCAGCTGATGGCCGCCTATCCATACGAGGTCTACATGAAGCCGGTGCCGCATGCCCGTGAGGTGCTGCTGGAACTGCGTGCCCGGGGTCTGAAGGTGGGGGTGCTGAGCAACACCCTGCCCAGCATTGACCGCACCCTGAAGGCGGTGGGCCTGGACGATCTGGTGGACGTGGCGGTGGCCACCTGCGTGGTGGGCGTGCACAAACCGGACGCCGGGGCCTACCTGCACGCGGCCGAGGCCCTGGGGGTGGAACCTGCCGAGGTGCTGTTCGTGGACGACAAGGCCGAGAACGTTGAGGCGGCCCGCGCGCTGGGCATGCAGGCGGTGCAGATTGACCTGCGCGGCGAGGTGGCGGGCGCCCTGCACGACCTGCGCGCGGTGCTGGACCGGGTGCCGGGGCCCGCCCACGCGCCGTGA
- a CDS encoding C40 family peptidase: MTDLALDPRIHAFDSAARVAESALRGQLPGEGWRYLGTRPLWAGPGRLSLLGAPEDGAEQVTEALPGEALALLWENREGWARVRTVHDGYLGWVRVLEPQPQPPAAELHPVTALRAHAYAGPSIRQPLVGELALGAQVGTRPGEVVEEQGRRWVPVTLGDGVEAWVQAAVFSPIPGDVADLALRFLDAPYVWGGRSAWGLDCSGLTQVVYAAHGRALPRDADQQQAALQAVEAPVRGDLAFFPGHVGLMLDERRMVHANATHMRVSIETLGEGEYGTRLQESLEGFGRWPG, encoded by the coding sequence GTGACGGATCTCGCTCTGGACCCCCGCATTCACGCCTTTGATTCGGCGGCCCGGGTGGCCGAAAGCGCCCTGCGCGGGCAGTTGCCCGGCGAAGGCTGGCGCTACCTGGGCACGCGCCCCCTGTGGGCGGGCCCCGGCCGCCTGAGCCTGCTCGGTGCCCCCGAGGACGGCGCCGAGCAGGTCACCGAGGCCCTGCCGGGCGAGGCCCTGGCGCTGCTGTGGGAAAACCGCGAGGGCTGGGCGCGGGTGCGCACGGTGCATGACGGCTACCTGGGCTGGGTGCGGGTCCTTGAGCCGCAGCCGCAGCCGCCGGCGGCCGAGTTGCATCCTGTCACCGCCCTGCGGGCCCACGCCTACGCGGGGCCCAGCATCCGGCAGCCGCTGGTGGGCGAACTGGCGCTGGGGGCCCAGGTGGGCACACGGCCTGGCGAGGTGGTCGAGGAACAGGGGCGCCGCTGGGTGCCGGTCACGCTGGGCGACGGTGTGGAGGCCTGGGTGCAGGCGGCCGTGTTCTCCCCCATTCCGGGCGACGTGGCGGACCTCGCACTGCGCTTTCTGGACGCGCCGTATGTGTGGGGCGGGCGCAGCGCGTGGGGGCTGGACTGCTCGGGGCTCACGCAGGTCGTGTACGCGGCGCATGGGCGGGCCCTGCCGCGCGACGCCGACCAGCAGCAGGCGGCGCTGCAGGCGGTGGAGGCGCCGGTGCGCGGTGACCTCGCCTTCTTCCCGGGGCACGTGGGCCTGATGCTGGATGAACGGCGCATGGTGCACGCCAACGCCACGCACATGCGGGTGAGCATCGAGACGCTGGGCGAGGGCGAGTACGGCACGCGGCTGCAAGAGAGCCTGGAGGGCTTTGGGCGGTGGCCCGGGTGA
- the lnt gene encoding apolipoprotein N-acyltransferase, translated as MPVPVTALLLGLALAACGLPLPWSALSALPLAAILAFTARAEAPRQAAGRLFWAGFGYMGLHLWWLGAFLVDLFRGFVPMGALAGLLFALEGAFLAGMALIATRLTPSPTGRVWTLAGGWVLLEWLRFLGPLAFPWPTLGYTLLPTPAIQIADLGGVLLGSVLVALTAAALAHAVLERRGRGALRPVLLAALAWGGALGYGLTRLPGEGPEQPMRVLRMAFPAFERASGTLTADAQLRVQREASLQRPPGSVVVWSEGAIELPGGPAPTPGLPVPTFPGPGISGIGGTEFVPTANGGLTARRFNQVASLDAQGRVQSANLKARPVPFGETRPFDAVLSPLYGLLERVLGLGLGDIQPAQTLEPLTLNGVQYGTYVCYDSVFPWVARTLALRGAQVLVNPSNDGWYKGWGVQQHFQMGRVRAIETRRWLVRSVNLGVAGAVNDLGQPVQTVSTGQAVQVLDVRPRLLSGTTVFMQVGDLPALGLALLMVLYGWRRRVAWL; from the coding sequence ATGCCTGTTCCCGTCACCGCCCTGCTGCTGGGCCTGGCCCTGGCCGCCTGCGGTCTGCCGCTGCCCTGGAGTGCGCTGAGCGCCCTGCCGCTGGCGGCCATTCTGGCGTTCACCGCCCGCGCCGAAGCCCCCCGGCAGGCCGCCGGGCGTCTGTTCTGGGCAGGCTTCGGCTACATGGGGCTGCACCTGTGGTGGCTGGGGGCCTTTCTGGTGGACCTGTTCCGGGGCTTCGTGCCTATGGGCGCCCTGGCCGGGCTGCTGTTCGCCCTGGAGGGGGCCTTCCTGGCGGGCATGGCCCTGATCGCCACCCGCCTGACCCCTTCGCCCACCGGTCGGGTCTGGACCCTGGCAGGCGGCTGGGTGCTGCTGGAATGGCTGCGCTTTCTGGGCCCGCTGGCCTTTCCCTGGCCCACCCTGGGGTACACCCTGCTGCCCACGCCCGCTATCCAGATCGCGGACCTGGGCGGTGTGCTGCTGGGCAGCGTGCTGGTGGCCTTGACGGCGGCGGCACTGGCCCATGCGGTGCTGGAGCGGCGGGGGAGAGGGGCTCTGCGGCCGGTCCTGCTGGCCGCCCTGGCCTGGGGCGGCGCCCTGGGCTACGGCCTGACTCGCCTTCCCGGTGAAGGGCCTGAACAGCCCATGCGGGTGCTGCGGATGGCGTTTCCAGCGTTTGAGCGCGCGTCGGGCACCCTCACGGCAGATGCGCAGTTGCGGGTGCAGCGTGAAGCCAGCCTGCAGCGCCCACCCGGCAGCGTGGTGGTCTGGAGCGAGGGCGCCATTGAACTCCCAGGGGGCCCAGCGCCCACGCCCGGCCTGCCGGTGCCGACCTTTCCCGGCCCCGGTATCAGCGGCATAGGCGGCACCGAGTTCGTGCCAACCGCCAATGGCGGCCTCACGGCGCGGCGCTTCAATCAGGTCGCCAGTCTCGATGCCCAGGGGCGGGTACAGAGTGCCAATCTCAAGGCCCGGCCGGTGCCGTTTGGAGAAACCCGGCCCTTCGACGCCGTTCTGTCGCCCCTGTATGGGTTGCTGGAGCGGGTGCTGGGCCTGGGTCTGGGCGATATTCAGCCGGCCCAGACCCTGGAGCCCCTGACCCTGAACGGGGTCCAGTACGGCACCTATGTCTGCTATGACAGCGTGTTCCCCTGGGTGGCGCGCACGCTGGCCCTCCGGGGCGCGCAGGTGCTGGTCAACCCCAGCAACGATGGCTGGTACAAGGGCTGGGGCGTGCAGCAACATTTCCAGATGGGCCGGGTGCGCGCCATCGAAACCCGGCGCTGGCTGGTGCGCAGCGTGAACCTGGGCGTGGCCGGCGCGGTGAATGACCTGGGTCAGCCGGTGCAGACCGTGAGCACGGGTCAGGCCGTGCAGGTGCTGGATGTGCGCCCCAGGCTGCTGAGCGGCACCACCGTGTTCATGCAGGTGGGTGACCTGCCGGCGCTGGGGCTGGCACTGCTGATGGTGCTGTATGGCTGGCGGCGGCGGGTGGCGTGGCTTTAG
- a CDS encoding aminotransferase class V-fold PLP-dependent enzyme, which translates to MSAPAPEHTLLTPGPTPIHPDALAALTRPMLGHMDPEVFALNREIQADLRAMYGAAPDTFTALLAGTGSLGMEAGFANLVEAGDEVLVCVNGSFGARMAEMATRYGARVRVVQAPHGEPIDPAAVAAQLDGVRLVAVVHGETSTGVLNPVPALAALVRNSGALLTVDAVTTAGMEPFAMHEWGVDYAYTGAQKCLSAPPGLAPVAISARAFERFAARRTPTPLWYCDFEGLRDYWDRQSYHHTVPVNLHYALHAALRAALDEGLTVRQARAAEIGQAVQRALAPLGFTPYVARPEARLPTVLALRLPTDLNDADVRRRLRERGISVTGGLGPTAGQIWRLGLMGETARPAPYLTLMRALEDLLGERGLAGRFLDALAPVPA; encoded by the coding sequence ATGTCCGCCCCTGCGCCCGAGCACACCCTCCTCACGCCCGGCCCCACGCCGATCCACCCCGACGCCCTGGCTGCCCTGACCCGCCCCATGCTGGGCCACATGGACCCCGAGGTCTTTGCCCTGAACCGCGAGATTCAGGCCGACCTGCGCGCCATGTACGGCGCGGCGCCGGACACCTTTACCGCCCTGCTGGCCGGCACCGGCAGCCTGGGCATGGAAGCGGGTTTCGCCAATCTGGTGGAGGCGGGCGACGAGGTGCTGGTGTGTGTCAACGGTTCGTTCGGCGCGCGCATGGCCGAGATGGCCACCCGCTATGGCGCCCGCGTGCGCGTGGTGCAGGCCCCGCACGGCGAGCCCATTGACCCGGCAGCGGTGGCCGCGCAGCTGGACGGCGTGCGGCTGGTGGCGGTGGTGCACGGCGAAACCAGCACCGGCGTGCTGAACCCGGTACCCGCCCTGGCGGCCCTGGTGCGGAACAGCGGCGCCCTGCTGACGGTGGACGCGGTGACCACGGCGGGCATGGAGCCCTTCGCCATGCACGAATGGGGCGTGGACTACGCCTACACCGGGGCGCAGAAGTGCCTCTCGGCCCCCCCCGGGCTGGCCCCGGTGGCGATCAGCGCCCGGGCCTTTGAACGCTTTGCCGCGCGGCGGACCCCCACCCCGCTGTGGTACTGCGACTTTGAAGGCCTGCGCGACTACTGGGACCGCCAGAGCTACCACCACACTGTGCCGGTGAACCTCCACTACGCCCTGCACGCGGCGCTGCGGGCCGCCCTGGACGAAGGCCTGACCGTGCGCCAGGCGCGCGCCGCGGAGATTGGGCAGGCGGTGCAACGGGCCTTGGCGCCCCTGGGCTTTACGCCGTACGTAGCCCGCCCCGAAGCCCGGCTGCCCACTGTGCTGGCCCTGCGCCTCCCCACGGACCTGAATGACGCTGACGTGCGCCGCCGCCTGCGCGAGCGCGGCATCAGCGTGACGGGCGGCCTGGGCCCCACCGCCGGCCAGATCTGGCGCCTGGGCCTGATGGGCGAAACCGCCCGCCCCGCGCCGTACCTGACCCTGATGCGCGCGCTGGAAGACCTGCTGGGCGAACGCGGCCTCGCTGGGCGCTTTCTGGATGCGCTGGCCCCGGTGCCGGCCTGA
- a CDS encoding SGNH/GDSL hydrolase family protein — protein sequence MKAALVCLALLTACTPALSPSPRAAAVPFARYVAMGDSITAGFQSGGLTAESQNASYAHLLGQRGGLDTPMPDVLAPGCPPPIGVSGAKTCQRARPDVQAMVVAVPGARVGDVLRSTDTQAQDPDPLLYDPDLYRAILGPGTTQLQAALQRQPQFVTLWIGNNDALLPTLRGQPDQATPLAQFRADYAELLARLLDGGVPHLVVMTLPDMTRVPALIPVRVLRLGGLVDASCQGQEAYFGTLTVAKASREQPLSCTSPAALTAAEYTQAQQIVRGYNDAIRELAAANSVPVFDVNAVLDRLPGRPLLPTAAAPFGRRFSLDGIHPSSFAHERFAQALAVFLNEQFGTALNTR from the coding sequence ATGAAAGCCGCCCTCGTCTGCCTCGCGCTCCTCACCGCCTGCACGCCCGCCCTGTCGCCCAGCCCACGCGCCGCCGCTGTGCCCTTTGCCCGCTATGTGGCGATGGGCGACAGCATCACGGCCGGCTTCCAGTCTGGCGGCCTCACCGCCGAGTCCCAGAACGCCTCCTACGCCCACCTGCTGGGCCAGCGGGGCGGCCTGGACACGCCCATGCCCGACGTCCTGGCCCCTGGCTGCCCGCCACCCATCGGCGTGAGCGGTGCCAAGACCTGCCAGCGGGCCCGTCCAGACGTGCAGGCCATGGTGGTGGCGGTGCCCGGCGCCAGGGTGGGCGACGTGCTGCGCAGCACCGACACCCAGGCGCAAGACCCCGACCCGCTGCTGTACGACCCGGACCTGTACCGCGCGATTCTGGGCCCCGGCACCACCCAGCTGCAGGCGGCGTTGCAGCGGCAGCCCCAGTTTGTGACCCTGTGGATTGGCAACAACGACGCGCTGCTGCCCACCCTGCGCGGGCAGCCGGACCAGGCCACCCCACTGGCCCAGTTCCGGGCCGACTACGCCGAGCTGCTGGCCCGCCTGCTGGACGGCGGCGTGCCGCATCTGGTCGTGATGACGCTGCCCGACATGACCCGGGTCCCTGCCCTGATCCCGGTGCGGGTGCTGCGCCTGGGCGGACTGGTGGACGCCAGTTGCCAGGGCCAGGAAGCGTATTTCGGCACGCTGACGGTGGCCAAGGCCAGCCGTGAGCAGCCGCTGTCCTGCACCAGCCCGGCCGCCCTGACCGCCGCCGAATACACCCAGGCCCAGCAGATCGTGCGCGGCTACAACGACGCGATCCGCGAACTGGCCGCCGCCAATTCGGTGCCGGTGTTCGACGTGAATGCGGTGCTGGACCGTCTTCCAGGCCGGCCCCTGCTGCCCACAGCGGCGGCCCCCTTTGGGCGCCGCTTCAGCCTGGACGGCATTCACCCCAGCAGCTTTGCCCACGAGCGCTTTGCGCAGGCGCTGGCCGTCTTCCTGAACGAGCAGTTTGGGACCGCCCTGAACACCCGCTAG
- a CDS encoding tyrosine-type recombinase/integrase, giving the protein MRLKSSRGGRISELTLAHYAESVRRFLTFTGPPEAPAHALNQLSSEAFDLWLLHLQAEGLAAASVKRHLYGVRNLMKALVWANVLDHDPSAGVRPPADVTPAHARKRAIEGAQYRQLLELPEALHPAHPTRATRDRLLLLLGGNLGLRAAEIVGLNIGDADLTTSSLQVRGKGSKLRRVPLTAGMKAALQAWLTYRVAVTAPSGPDAPLLVSLTPRNLGGRLTTKGGRDIAAQYYQALGLPAEMWGLHTLRRTAGTQLYRATRDLHVVADVLGHASVNTSAIYAKMDTELRREALEAMEALREKPKP; this is encoded by the coding sequence ATGCGTCTGAAATCCAGCCGGGGTGGGCGGATCAGCGAACTCACGCTGGCGCACTACGCCGAGAGCGTGAGGCGCTTCCTAACCTTCACGGGGCCTCCCGAAGCCCCCGCGCACGCGCTGAACCAGTTGTCCAGCGAGGCGTTCGACCTGTGGCTGCTGCACCTGCAGGCCGAAGGGCTCGCGGCGGCCAGCGTGAAACGTCACCTCTATGGCGTCCGCAATCTGATGAAGGCCCTGGTGTGGGCGAACGTGCTGGATCATGACCCCAGCGCTGGGGTTCGCCCGCCTGCCGACGTCACGCCCGCCCACGCCCGCAAACGCGCCATAGAAGGAGCGCAATACCGCCAGTTGCTGGAGCTGCCAGAAGCGCTGCATCCCGCTCACCCCACGCGGGCCACCCGCGACCGGTTGCTGCTGCTGCTGGGCGGCAATCTGGGCCTGCGGGCCGCTGAAATCGTGGGGCTCAATATCGGGGACGCTGATCTGACGACCAGTTCCCTCCAGGTGCGGGGCAAGGGCAGCAAGTTGCGGCGGGTGCCTCTCACGGCGGGCATGAAGGCGGCCTTGCAGGCGTGGCTGACCTACCGGGTCGCCGTAACAGCCCCCAGCGGGCCCGACGCACCGCTGCTGGTCTCCCTGACACCCAGGAATCTGGGCGGACGCCTGACCACCAAAGGCGGGCGGGATATCGCGGCCCAGTACTATCAGGCGCTGGGCCTCCCGGCGGAGATGTGGGGCCTGCATACCCTGCGCCGGACAGCCGGTACCCAGCTCTACCGCGCCACCCGTGATCTGCACGTGGTCGCCGATGTGCTGGGGCACGCCTCAGTCAATACCTCGGCGATCTACGCCAAGATGGACACAGAGCTGCGCCGCGAAGCGCTGGAGGCTATGGAAGCGCTGCGGGAGAAGCCAAAGCCCTAA
- a CDS encoding IPT/TIG domain-containing protein, with product MLRFLVASLVLTAPLVACAPAQQTAMVTVTPMLIKVSEAAARGGTVTIQGRYLGGPSTGRVRLGADERGQGGYLFPASAVRSWTDSEIVLTVPADAPVGGSWLFVEVAGRQSTGLPFSVRQ from the coding sequence ATGCTGCGTTTCTTGGTTGCTTCTTTAGTGTTGACCGCGCCCCTGGTGGCCTGCGCGCCTGCGCAGCAGACCGCCATGGTGACGGTGACCCCCATGCTCATCAAGGTGTCCGAAGCGGCGGCGCGCGGCGGCACCGTCACCATTCAGGGCCGCTACCTGGGCGGGCCCAGCACCGGCCGGGTGCGCCTGGGCGCCGACGAGCGCGGCCAGGGTGGCTACCTCTTCCCTGCCAGCGCGGTGCGCTCGTGGACCGACAGCGAAATCGTGCTCACCGTGCCGGCCGACGCCCCGGTGGGCGGCAGCTGGCTGTTCGTGGAAGTGGCGGGCCGGCAGTCCACGGGGCTGCCCTTCAGCGTTCGGCAGTAA